The following proteins come from a genomic window of Nostoc sp. KVJ3:
- a CDS encoding type II toxin-antitoxin system RelE/ParE family toxin has protein sequence MATILIKPLAQADLLDIWNFIASDSFDKADQLLKKIDSQLKMLASNPGMGRKRDSLAPNLRSFPLGNYLIFYRSINQGIEVIRVIHGARDIQSLFEEDDE, from the coding sequence ATGGCGACAATTCTTATAAAACCGTTAGCACAAGCTGATTTATTGGATATTTGGAATTTTATTGCCAGTGACAGCTTTGATAAAGCAGATCAGCTTCTAAAAAAAATAGACAGTCAGCTCAAAATGTTGGCATCAAACCCAGGTATGGGAAGAAAACGCGATTCCTTAGCACCAAATCTGCGAAGTTTTCCACTAGGGAATTATCTAATTTTCTACCGTTCTATAAACCAAGGGATTGAAGTTATTCGTGTTATACATGGGGCAAGAGACATTCAAAGCCTTTTTGAAGAAGATGATGAGTAA
- a CDS encoding type II toxin-antitoxin system ParD family antitoxin, with translation MNVSLTIELEKWVQSKVESGMYTSASEVIREGLRLLKEQDALKAIRLAELRREIQQGIDSGESTPLNMDEIIELAKQQRQTRESP, from the coding sequence ATGAACGTTTCTCTGACCATAGAACTGGAAAAGTGGGTGCAATCCAAAGTTGAAAGCGGTATGTACACTTCGGCTAGTGAAGTGATCCGTGAAGGTCTGCGGCTGCTCAAAGAGCAGGATGCCCTCAAAGCAATACGCCTTGCCGAGTTACGTAGGGAGATACAGCAGGGGATTGATAGCGGAGAATCTACACCGCTAAACATGGATGAAATTATCGAATTGGCTAAACAACAACGGCAGACGAGAGAATCCCCATAA
- a CDS encoding AAA family ATPase, with protein MDLFDQHLAKITEESAPLAARMRPRTLDEFIGQEHIIGQGRLLRRAISLDQLSSLIFSGPPGTGKTTLARVIANTTRAHFIAINAVLSGVKEIRSAIEKAQQERKFHNQRTILFVDEVHRFNKSQQDALLPWVENGTIILIGATTENPFFEVNKALVSRSRIFQLQQLTDKDLYKILEQTLADSERGYGKLTVQIDTDALAHLVNVANGDARSLLNALQLAVETTLPDATGVIHIPLAVAEESIQQRAVLYDKEGDAHFDTISAFIKSLRGSDPDAALYWLAKMVYAGEDPRFIFRRMLILASEDIGLADPQAVVVTNACAEAFDRVGMPEGRYHLAQAVLYLATAPKSNSIMGFFDALAAVENENVAEVSTHLKDANRDKKGFGHGAGYLYPHAYRDHWVEQQYLPKSLQGQLFYQPSTQGYEHQIATQVARRREAQLAAIVEGIGVAPMEVMTYGTVDRADERWLQRTLSQVSTQLASVRERIFTFAQLQRHHLVLDLNAATGLLTWEAIRQVPEGGVYACVRNRSDTNALNELTAALPETMRPIVFTASVAQIPAMLASLAPNVQFDSIIGRNVLASESDKGLAAQILTQLLPHSAKLILAETVPRHTQRFYRLLPSQNLDAQLYKRLVLAEEAIYTDVSDPMLNWDADDDLRHAFASNGHCVQVGLEQYLTPMHISDNFIKRLFTANPNRPSYADRLAANLTSEEINIVKNLFVRYLLNQSVNWSSTVAFLNISA; from the coding sequence ATGGATTTATTTGACCAGCATCTTGCAAAAATAACTGAAGAATCAGCACCCCTAGCGGCTCGGATGCGTCCACGGACACTTGATGAATTTATTGGTCAAGAGCATATTATCGGGCAAGGAAGACTACTGCGGCGTGCTATTAGTTTGGATCAACTGTCTTCCTTAATCTTTTCTGGCCCACCAGGGACTGGCAAAACTACTCTAGCCCGCGTTATTGCTAACACCACCCGCGCTCACTTCATCGCTATCAATGCTGTACTTTCAGGAGTAAAAGAAATTCGATCGGCAATTGAAAAAGCCCAACAAGAGCGTAAGTTTCATAATCAACGAACTATTCTTTTTGTCGATGAAGTCCATCGTTTTAATAAGTCTCAGCAAGATGCTTTATTGCCTTGGGTAGAGAATGGTACAATCATTCTCATTGGTGCTACCACCGAAAATCCTTTTTTTGAAGTCAATAAAGCACTTGTCAGCCGTTCGCGGATTTTTCAACTTCAGCAATTAACTGATAAAGATTTATACAAAATTCTTGAGCAAACATTAGCTGATTCGGAACGCGGTTATGGTAAGTTAACAGTACAAATTGACACAGATGCTTTAGCTCATCTAGTTAATGTTGCCAATGGTGATGCTCGTTCATTATTGAATGCTTTGCAACTAGCTGTAGAGACTACACTCCCCGATGCTACAGGTGTTATTCATATTCCTCTAGCAGTGGCAGAAGAATCTATTCAACAACGTGCTGTTTTATACGACAAAGAAGGGGATGCCCATTTTGATACCATTAGTGCTTTTATTAAGAGCTTACGAGGTTCTGACCCAGATGCAGCACTCTATTGGCTGGCCAAAATGGTTTATGCCGGTGAAGACCCGCGCTTCATCTTCCGTCGGATGTTAATTCTTGCTAGTGAAGATATTGGATTGGCTGACCCACAAGCAGTTGTCGTTACAAATGCCTGTGCTGAAGCATTTGATCGCGTGGGAATGCCGGAAGGACGTTATCATTTGGCGCAGGCTGTACTTTATTTAGCGACTGCACCAAAATCCAATAGCATTATGGGCTTTTTCGATGCTTTAGCCGCAGTAGAAAATGAAAATGTTGCAGAAGTCTCCACTCATCTTAAAGATGCTAATCGGGATAAAAAAGGTTTTGGGCATGGGGCGGGTTATCTCTATCCTCACGCTTATCGAGATCATTGGGTAGAACAGCAATATTTACCCAAGAGCTTGCAAGGTCAATTGTTTTATCAACCATCAACCCAAGGTTATGAACACCAAATCGCAACACAAGTGGCGCGTCGTCGGGAAGCCCAACTTGCTGCAATAGTAGAAGGTATTGGTGTTGCACCAATGGAAGTCATGACTTATGGAACTGTTGACCGAGCAGATGAGCGTTGGTTACAACGTACACTTTCTCAGGTAAGTACACAATTAGCATCGGTGCGCGAACGCATTTTCACTTTCGCTCAATTACAACGTCATCACTTAGTATTGGATCTAAATGCCGCCACTGGTTTACTTACTTGGGAAGCAATTCGGCAAGTTCCTGAAGGTGGGGTTTATGCCTGTGTTCGCAATCGCTCTGATACCAATGCTTTAAATGAACTTACTGCGGCACTTCCTGAAACAATGCGACCAATAGTTTTTACTGCATCTGTTGCACAGATACCTGCTATGCTGGCATCTCTTGCACCAAATGTACAGTTTGACTCTATTATCGGGCGCAATGTACTAGCCTCGGAATCGGATAAGGGACTTGCTGCTCAAATTTTAACTCAATTGCTCCCCCACTCAGCCAAGCTTATTTTAGCTGAGACAGTACCTCGTCATACCCAAAGGTTTTACCGCTTACTGCCCAGCCAAAATTTAGATGCCCAATTGTATAAGCGATTAGTTTTAGCAGAAGAAGCTATTTATACAGATGTCTCTGACCCCATGCTTAACTGGGACGCTGATGATGATTTGCGTCACGCTTTTGCCTCAAATGGGCACTGCGTACAAGTAGGTCTTGAGCAGTATTTGACACCTATGCACATCTCTGATAATTTTATCAAGCGTTTATTTACTGCTAATCCTAATCGACCAAGTTATGCAGATCGTCTAGCTGCAAATTTGACAAGTGAGGAAATAAATATTGTTAAAAATTTATTTGTTCGTTACTTACTCAACCAATCCGTTAATTGGTCAAGCACTGTGGCATTTTTAAATATTAGCGCATGA
- a CDS encoding SWIM zinc finger family protein has product MAKFSRTWWGDRFIQALEAFTDDNRLKRGRSYASGGKVKSFEIDLNKITAKVRGSVNPYFGVYKEPTYNIEIQITPIAKIRWNEAIQKLSSKASIISRLLLNEVPENIEDTFSHLGLHLLPHSSKDFKTKCSCPDYANPCKHIAGVYYLVASQLDNNPWLLFELRGLSKAELQAKLADSPLGKALSEELNTKEIPLELSNSLYTKLEKQSLKQMPNAREFWLGTKRLPQTIEVATPSSICAILIKKQGDFPDFWHNDTSFIETMEELYQRVKTKNHQF; this is encoded by the coding sequence ATGGCTAAATTTAGTCGAACTTGGTGGGGCGATCGCTTTATTCAAGCACTAGAAGCTTTTACAGATGATAACCGACTCAAAAGAGGACGTTCTTATGCTAGCGGTGGTAAAGTCAAAAGCTTTGAGATTGACTTAAATAAAATTACTGCCAAAGTCAGAGGCTCAGTTAATCCCTATTTTGGAGTTTACAAAGAACCAACTTATAATATAGAGATTCAGATTACACCTATTGCTAAAATCCGTTGGAATGAAGCTATCCAAAAGCTTTCTTCTAAAGCCAGCATCATTTCTCGATTGCTTCTAAATGAAGTCCCAGAAAATATTGAAGATACTTTCTCTCATTTGGGACTACATTTATTGCCCCATAGTAGTAAGGATTTCAAAACTAAATGCTCTTGCCCAGATTATGCGAATCCCTGTAAGCACATTGCTGGAGTTTACTATTTAGTGGCTTCTCAATTAGATAATAATCCCTGGTTGTTATTTGAATTACGGGGATTATCGAAAGCAGAACTTCAAGCCAAACTAGCTGATTCTCCTTTAGGAAAAGCTCTATCTGAGGAATTGAATACTAAGGAAATTCCTTTAGAACTTTCTAATTCGCTGTACACTAAGCTAGAAAAGCAATCTCTTAAGCAAATGCCAAATGCCAGAGAATTTTGGTTAGGTACAAAGCGATTACCACAAACTATTGAAGTGGCGACTCCAAGTAGTATCTGTGCAATTTTGATTAAGAAACAAGGGGATTTTCCTGATTTCTGGCACAATGATACTTCCTTTATTGAAACAATGGAAGAACTGTATCAGCGAGTCAAAACCAAAAATCATCAGTTCTGA
- a CDS encoding ParM/StbA family protein, which translates to MSNIHTLQKIFPAGFDNGYGSLKLLVEGFEVVRVPSYITNAEMEDVPGRVVFNGTAYTVGESAYRTGNYFDRNTDNNENKVNNALLTLLGALAHLPHRKAWHLKLVVSLHDVGLASELQKVLNGEYQAILAGKQSEVKVEVLKVVLEGMGALFGHPLPKKLTILDFGNGTTLYSRYNRGQREVHTAYPIGVEVLIDDISQKMKHLNGGKIGDPSIIRFCLEMGHTRYSRDIDIKDIYSASLKDWYEKYLKKVVNLTLDAKHQGDEIWAIGGGCLLPGFKKLLEKNGFKILDNPVEANVFGLLEMAKTISSKNSASTSIK; encoded by the coding sequence ATGTCAAACATTCACACCTTACAAAAAATTTTTCCTGCGGGTTTCGATAACGGTTACGGAAGTCTCAAACTTTTAGTCGAAGGCTTTGAAGTAGTTCGTGTCCCCAGCTATATAACCAATGCCGAGATGGAAGATGTTCCAGGACGTGTAGTTTTTAACGGTACTGCTTACACAGTTGGAGAGTCTGCTTACCGTACAGGAAATTATTTTGACCGCAACACAGACAATAATGAAAATAAAGTCAATAATGCGTTGTTGACTTTATTGGGTGCATTGGCACATCTGCCACACCGTAAGGCTTGGCACTTAAAATTAGTCGTCAGTTTACATGATGTTGGTCTGGCATCAGAACTACAAAAAGTACTCAATGGAGAATATCAGGCAATACTTGCTGGCAAACAATCAGAAGTAAAAGTAGAAGTGCTGAAAGTTGTACTAGAGGGTATGGGTGCATTGTTTGGGCATCCACTACCTAAAAAATTAACCATTTTAGACTTTGGCAATGGCACGACTTTGTATTCTCGTTACAACCGGGGGCAGCGAGAAGTTCACACTGCCTACCCTATCGGTGTAGAAGTTCTCATTGATGATATCTCCCAAAAAATGAAACATTTAAATGGCGGAAAAATCGGAGATCCTTCCATTATCCGATTTTGTTTGGAAATGGGGCATACCAGATACAGCCGTGACATCGATATCAAAGATATATACAGTGCCAGTCTTAAAGATTGGTATGAAAAATACTTGAAGAAAGTGGTGAATCTGACACTTGATGCCAAGCACCAAGGGGATGAAATCTGGGCGATTGGTGGAGGCTGTCTCTTACCTGGATTTAAGAAGCTGTTGGAGAAAAACGGCTTCAAAATCCTGGACAATCCGGTAGAAGCCAATGTCTTTGGGCTTTTAGAGATGGCAAAGACCATCAGCAGCAAGAATTCAGCATCTACATCTATTAAGTGA
- a CDS encoding sigma factor-like helix-turn-helix DNA-binding protein, with protein sequence MKLNQRQVLMLQFGLEGEGKLTAKQVAQKLNLSHNKVRSAHGQRMKFSYL encoded by the coding sequence TTGAAGCTAAACCAGCGTCAAGTCTTAATGTTACAGTTTGGATTGGAGGGTGAAGGGAAGCTAACTGCAAAACAGGTTGCACAAAAACTTAATCTCAGTCATAACAAGGTGCGTTCTGCTCATGGACAAAGAATGAAATTTTCTTATTTATAG
- a CDS encoding ParA family protein, translated as MTRRIIALFNQAGGVGKSTLTMNLGYHLAQRNNKVLLVDMDPQGSLTMFMGLEASELEDTVYNAVVDGDALPISKNIHGMDLAPSNIDLSGAELGLVMADMRDFKLKQALEPVVKNYDFILIDCPPSLGILSYISLVAATHVLIPIQTHNKALRGTELLFQTLARVQRGANQQLKVAGIIPTMYDGRTAQGNRSLDSVRQLGAQIPVYETIPIAIAFADASEKHMPLALYSSSHPTVKVLEKIAKSLDALQ; from the coding sequence ATGACTCGAAGAATTATCGCACTGTTCAACCAAGCCGGAGGTGTAGGAAAAAGCACTCTTACAATGAATCTTGGTTATCATTTAGCACAACGAAATAATAAAGTACTACTTGTTGATATGGACCCACAAGGGTCATTGACGATGTTTATGGGTTTAGAGGCATCAGAGTTGGAAGATACAGTTTACAATGCAGTTGTCGATGGTGATGCCTTACCTATCAGCAAAAACATTCACGGTATGGATCTTGCACCATCCAATATTGACTTGAGTGGTGCCGAACTGGGACTGGTTATGGCTGATATGCGAGATTTTAAGCTGAAGCAAGCCTTAGAACCAGTAGTAAAAAACTATGACTTTATTTTGATAGACTGTCCACCTAGTCTAGGAATATTAAGCTATATTAGCTTAGTTGCGGCTACTCATGTTCTAATCCCTATTCAGACACATAACAAAGCACTTCGAGGAACAGAGCTACTATTCCAAACACTTGCTCGTGTTCAAAGGGGAGCAAACCAACAACTTAAAGTTGCCGGTATCATTCCTACCATGTATGATGGCCGCACCGCACAAGGTAATAGAAGCCTTGATTCCGTCCGCCAATTAGGAGCGCAAATCCCTGTTTACGAAACTATTCCTATTGCTATAGCCTTTGCGGATGCCTCTGAAAAACATATGCCTTTGGCACTTTATAGTTCAAGCCATCCAACAGTAAAAGTTTTAGAAAAAATTGCTAAAAGTCTGGATGCTTTACAATGA
- a CDS encoding ParB/RepB/Spo0J family partition protein, translated as MTNKKSSEPAYKVKGVDLLFLQKNETPLESVSLSAIYLPSKQPRRYFDLEAMEALTASIRQKGVLQPLLVRPKGQNQYELVAGERRYRAAKEARLETVPVIIKDFSDEETFEIALVENLQREDLNPLEETEGILDLLSLKLNQSREAVISLFHVVSHPERESANNVIHSDEWKVVLEAFNIIGKFTPNSFRTNRLPLLNLPKDILEYLQQGKIEYTKAREIARIKDDSQREELLTVAITEKLSLNQIKERIASIKPAVTKTTSEKSALYQSRLKAISAKAKKTKVWDDSKKTQKFDKLLAEIEKLLAEE; from the coding sequence ATGACGAATAAGAAAAGCTCTGAGCCTGCCTATAAAGTAAAGGGTGTTGATTTATTATTTTTACAAAAAAATGAAACACCTTTAGAATCAGTTTCATTATCAGCTATTTATCTACCCTCAAAACAACCTAGACGCTACTTTGATCTTGAGGCAATGGAAGCGCTTACAGCATCAATTAGACAAAAAGGGGTGTTACAACCACTTCTTGTTCGTCCCAAAGGGCAAAATCAATATGAACTCGTTGCAGGTGAACGACGTTATCGCGCTGCCAAAGAAGCTAGGTTGGAAACAGTTCCCGTTATCATAAAGGATTTTTCCGACGAAGAAACTTTTGAAATTGCTCTTGTGGAAAATCTCCAACGAGAGGATTTAAACCCTCTTGAGGAAACAGAAGGTATTTTAGACTTGTTATCCTTAAAACTTAATCAGTCAAGAGAAGCAGTTATCTCACTGTTTCACGTAGTTTCCCACCCTGAGCGGGAGTCGGCGAATAACGTTATTCACAGTGATGAGTGGAAGGTAGTTTTAGAGGCTTTTAACATCATAGGAAAATTTACTCCTAACAGTTTTCGTACTAATCGCTTACCATTACTCAATCTTCCAAAAGATATTTTGGAATATCTTCAACAAGGAAAAATAGAATATACAAAAGCAAGAGAAATAGCCCGAATTAAAGACGATAGCCAGCGGGAAGAGCTGTTAACAGTAGCAATTACTGAAAAGTTATCTTTAAATCAAATTAAGGAGCGTATTGCCAGTATAAAGCCAGCCGTAACTAAAACAACGTCTGAAAAAAGTGCATTGTACCAAAGCCGTCTCAAGGCTATATCTGCAAAAGCCAAAAAGACTAAAGTATGGGATGACTCTAAAAAAACACAGAAGTTTGACAAGCTACTCGCAGAAATAGAAAAGCTTCTTGCAGAAGAATAG
- a CDS encoding RpoD/SigA family RNA polymerase sigma factor, whose product MSSLSSDMVRIYLQEIGQYPLLKPEEEIAYARLVQEMIVIEQSKNELTQQLDREPTMTELANAVEKTEAQIRAALHLGQKAKQKMVTANLRLVVSVAKKYQNRNLEFLDLIQEGAIGLQRGIEKFDPNRGYKLSTYAYWWIRQEITRAIAEQSRTIRLPVHLTEILTKIKKVQRESFLKLGRHATAEEIAASLNISPDKLREYLSTSRTAISLNKKVGDEQETELGEILASDAASPEKLLTQELLSQDVAKFLEPLTPIQRQVLTLSFGLENDQHFNLAQIGQQLNLSRERIRQIQVKAISILRHRQNDIQEYLFD is encoded by the coding sequence ATGTCCAGCCTCAGTTCCGACATGGTTCGCATCTATTTGCAAGAAATTGGTCAGTATCCTTTATTAAAGCCAGAGGAAGAAATCGCTTATGCAAGACTTGTACAAGAAATGATTGTCATTGAGCAATCTAAAAATGAACTAACTCAACAGCTAGACCGCGAACCAACAATGACAGAATTAGCCAACGCTGTTGAAAAAACCGAAGCACAAATCCGAGCAGCACTACACCTTGGTCAAAAAGCTAAACAGAAAATGGTGACAGCTAACCTGCGACTAGTAGTTTCTGTTGCCAAGAAATACCAGAACCGCAATTTGGAATTTCTAGATTTGATCCAAGAAGGAGCAATTGGTTTACAGAGGGGTATAGAAAAGTTTGATCCCAACCGGGGCTATAAGCTATCGACTTACGCTTATTGGTGGATTCGTCAAGAGATTACACGCGCTATAGCAGAACAATCGCGTACTATTAGATTGCCTGTTCATCTCACTGAAATACTTACCAAAATTAAGAAAGTACAGCGAGAAAGCTTTCTAAAACTTGGTCGCCATGCCACTGCTGAAGAAATAGCTGCATCATTAAACATCAGCCCCGATAAGCTTCGAGAATATCTCAGTACCTCTCGTACAGCTATTTCTTTAAATAAAAAAGTCGGAGATGAGCAAGAAACAGAATTGGGCGAAATTTTAGCCAGCGATGCCGCTTCACCAGAAAAACTCCTTACCCAAGAACTTCTATCGCAAGACGTAGCTAAATTCTTAGAACCATTGACACCTATACAACGTCAAGTGTTGACTTTAAGCTTTGGGCTAGAGAATGATCAGCATTTCAATCTCGCTCAGATTGGGCAACAGCTAAACCTCAGCCGAGAACGGATTCGTCAAATCCAGGTCAAAGCTATAAGTATTCTCCGCCATCGACAAAACGACATACAAGAGTATTTATTTGATTAA
- a CDS encoding VOC family protein: protein MFFVDDVVAAAQWYGELLNIPMNYFYIENEIRGALIDVGGVEMFFHLADEKMRPGNAGQVAYWRVDNFEQALDYAQKHGARLYRGPLVIEGQQAICQMWDPFGNLFGMQGKTWV, encoded by the coding sequence ATTTTTTTCGTAGATGATGTTGTTGCAGCTGCTCAATGGTATGGCGAGCTTTTAAATATACCAATGAATTACTTTTATATAGAAAATGAAATACGGGGAGCATTGATTGATGTTGGCGGCGTTGAGATGTTTTTCCATCTGGCAGATGAAAAAATGCGTCCGGGGAACGCAGGTCAAGTAGCGTATTGGCGTGTAGACAACTTTGAGCAAGCATTAGATTATGCCCAAAAGCATGGTGCAAGGCTTTATCGAGGCCCTTTGGTAATTGAGGGACAGCAAGCAATTTGTCAAATGTGGGACCCATTTGGAAATCTTTTTGGTATGCAGGGTAAAACCTGGGTCTAA